One window of Manihot esculenta cultivar AM560-2 chromosome 17, M.esculenta_v8, whole genome shotgun sequence genomic DNA carries:
- the LOC110605457 gene encoding uncharacterized protein LOC110605457, with translation MKKQKIVEIDLEDDIVEDSSKLHEEVDSDNMSHSPTESDKFEEYVKPKNRSIIYDPQFIRSEKKKIDARCDMGCSWRLYASEVQNEYTFVTKTMVKEYKCFRALRNRQANSEWIAKEFLEKIKMNPHLEVKEMNEYLKDKYALSITRNQLYKEKWKALHILRGFLKDHYQKLRPYKAELMKNDREGAIVEVEREKTWMWFLSIFFEELNINDGTGWTFISDQQEGLSNAIASLTPRDEHRNSFDSNMKQLKDESVAAYDDFMARDPYRFCKAFIKTKTSTNTVDNNICEKCSCREWDLTDIPCNHACACVNYMREDPVKYIDKCYYKATYIETYKYALKPLNGLNMWSAVEGWPIHPPPIKKNPGRPKKLRKKDLSESSSGKGPRFSQFRSGVRMKCQNYNTYGHNRRTCKSVIPPVINNIMVRNGYSIRIFEEIENMYLRGTSVTPKAGTSRSGGKDSKGTRGSRGAKAGTMDDRDAHEDIVPEHANIYS, from the exons ATGAAGAAGCAAAAAATTGTCGAAATTGATTTGGAGGATGACATTGTTGAAGATAGTAGTAAACTACATGAAGAAGTTGATTCAGATAACATGTCACACTCTCCAACTGAAAGTGATAAATTTGAAGAATATGTCAAGCCCAAGAACAGAAGTATCATTTATGATCCACA GTTTATAAGGAGTGAGAAAAAGAAGATTGATGCAAGATGTGATATGGGTTGTAGTTGGAGATTATATGCTAGTGAGGTGCAAAATGAGTATACTTTTGTCACCAAAACAATGGTCAAAGAGTATAAATGCTTTAGAGCACTTAGAAATAGACAAGCAAACTCTGAGTGGATAGCTAAAGAGTTTTTGGAAAAGATTAAGATGAATCCACATTTGGAGGTGAAAGAAATGAATGAATATTTGAAAGACAAGTATGCCTTATCAATTACTAGAAATCAATTGTATAAAGAGAAATGGAAGGCATTACATATACTGAGAGGTTTCCTAAAGGATCACTATCAGAAGCTTAGGCCATACAAAGCTGAACTAATGAAGAATGATAGAGAAGGc GCTATTGTGGAGGttgagagagagaaaacttgGATGTGGTTCCTAAGTATCTTTTTTGAAGAGTTAAATATCAATGATGGCACTGGATGGACCTTTATTAGTGATCAACAAGAG GGTCTAAGTAATGCAATTGCTTCTTTGACCCCACGGGATGAGCATAGGAATT CTTTTGATAGTAACATGAAGCAATTAAAGGATGAGTCAGTTGCTGCATATGATGATTTCATGGCTAGAGATCCTTACAGATTTTGTAAAGCATTCATAAAGACCAAGACAAGCACAAACACAGTTGACAACAACATTTGTGAG AAATGTAGTTGTAGGGAATGGGACTTAACTGATATTCCATGTAATCATGCTTGTGCATGTGTGAATTACATGAGGGAAGATCCTGTTAAGTATATTGATAAGTGTTATTACAAAGCCACATACATTGAAACTTATAAATATGCATTGAAACCTTTAAATGGTCTAAATATGTGGTCTGCTGTGGAGGGATGGCCAATACATCCTCCACCTATAAAAAAGAACCCTGGAAGACCAAAGAAACTTAGGAAGAAGGATTTGTCAGAATCAAGCAGTGGAAAGGGTCCTAGATTTTCGCAATTCAGGAGTGGTGTGAGGATGAAATGTCAAAATTATAATACATATGGACACAACAGGAGGACATGTAAAAGTGTTATTCCACCAGTTATCAATAATATAATG GTGAGAAATGGGTATAGTATCAGAATTTTTGAGGAAATTGAGAATATGTATCTCAGG GGAACAAGTGTGACACCAAAAGCTGGAACAAGTAGAAGTGGTGGAAAAGATTCAAAAGGCACAAGAGGTTCAAGAGGTGCAAAGGCTGGTACAATGGATGACAGAGATGCACATGAAGATATAGTTCCTGAACATGCTAACATATACAGTTAG
- the LOC110604703 gene encoding uncharacterized protein LOC110604703, which yields MSSMSGSGGSPVQSQSIGADSIILCRHGTRAALYTSWTIGNRGCRFFRCGVWEANDCSFFQWYDPPFTGHEKEVMTYLVQQKNNMKYKIKGLEENAMSLNEDFKILKEKCEEYESVIKDLQRILEVISKTNQNM from the exons ATGTCGTCTATGTCTGGAAGTGGAGGATCGCCAGTCCAAAGCCAATCCATTGGAGCTGACTCGATCATTTTGTGTCGACATGGGACAAGAGCAGCACTTTATACATCATGGACAATCGGGAATCGAGGATGCAGGTTTTTCAGATGTGGAGTTTGGGAG GCTAATGACTGTTCTTTCTTCCAATGGTATGATCCACCATTTACCGGACATGAGAAAGAGGTGATGACATACTTGGTTCAACAGAAAAATAATATGAAGTATAAAATTAAAGGGTTGGAAGAGAATGCAATGTCATTAAATGAAGATTTCAAGATTCTTAAGGAAAAGTGTGAAGAATATGAATCTGTGATAAAGGATTTACAAAGGATACTTGAAGTTATAAGCAAAACTAATCAAAATATGTGA